In Niallia sp. FSL W8-0635, one genomic interval encodes:
- the glyS gene encoding glycine--tRNA ligase subunit beta: protein MNKRDLLLEIGLEEMPARFITTSISTLKDKMEAWLTEKQLGYASVQAFSSPRRLALLVTGLDESQQDMEEEAKGPAKRIAQNEAGEWSKAAAGFTRGHGLTVDDIYFKEIKGVEYAHVKKFIEGKQTSELLPELKELILSLSFPKNMRWANNDLRYIRPIKWLIALFGEEIIKFSITNVETSNKSLGHRFLGGEIIFNNPSNYEKEMLGQFVMVNATDRKEAIVSQIKKLEEENNWIIPIDEDLLEEVTNLVEYPTALYGTFEEAFLELPTEVLITSMKEHQRYFPVKSKDGKLLPFFVTVRNGDHQHLDKVAKGNEKVLRARLADAAFFYKEDQKLVIDELLKKLEAIVYHEEIGTLAAKVARVRAIAAKLAEQLHLSAEETQDVDRAAQIAKFDLVTNMVYEFPELQGLMGERYALQKGEKKAVATAINEHYMPRHAEDETAASNIGAVLALAEKLDTIVSFFSIGMVPTGSQDPYALRRQATGIVQTLIDKNWSISIEQLAEITIKEMSDSAKVAGIELVDSVLSFFKLRVKHILQEEGIRYDIIEAILAEKIGGAASILRKAKVLDTRKENIDFKEGIESLSRIINISNKAETISSVEPTLFENEYESNLYNSFIAVKEKINKEVSEEEYFDLLFSLKDVISAYFDHTMVMAEDDKIKANRLNMMAEIAVYIKGFASVNEIIVK from the coding sequence ATGAATAAAAGAGATTTATTATTGGAGATTGGTTTAGAAGAAATGCCAGCACGTTTTATCACTACTAGTATTAGTACACTGAAGGATAAAATGGAGGCATGGCTTACAGAGAAACAATTAGGTTATGCTTCTGTTCAGGCATTTTCATCTCCTCGCAGATTGGCGCTTCTTGTTACTGGATTAGATGAATCCCAACAAGATATGGAAGAAGAAGCGAAAGGTCCTGCTAAACGAATTGCACAAAATGAAGCTGGTGAATGGTCTAAAGCTGCTGCTGGTTTTACAAGAGGCCATGGTTTAACAGTAGATGACATTTATTTTAAAGAAATAAAAGGTGTTGAATATGCTCATGTTAAAAAGTTTATTGAAGGAAAACAAACTAGTGAGCTACTACCAGAATTAAAAGAATTAATCTTAAGCTTATCTTTCCCAAAAAACATGCGATGGGCTAATAATGATTTACGTTACATTCGTCCAATTAAATGGTTGATCGCATTATTCGGAGAAGAAATTATTAAGTTCTCGATTACTAATGTTGAAACATCTAATAAGTCACTTGGTCATCGTTTTCTTGGTGGGGAAATTATCTTTAATAATCCTTCTAATTATGAAAAGGAAATGTTGGGGCAGTTCGTAATGGTTAATGCAACCGATCGAAAGGAAGCAATTGTTTCTCAAATAAAAAAATTAGAAGAAGAAAACAATTGGATTATTCCAATTGATGAAGATTTATTAGAAGAAGTTACCAATTTAGTTGAATATCCAACAGCTTTATACGGTACTTTTGAAGAGGCATTTTTAGAACTACCAACAGAAGTATTAATAACAAGTATGAAGGAACATCAGCGCTATTTCCCAGTGAAATCAAAGGATGGTAAGCTACTTCCGTTCTTTGTCACTGTTCGTAATGGTGATCATCAGCACTTAGACAAAGTTGCAAAAGGAAATGAAAAAGTATTAAGAGCTCGACTTGCAGATGCAGCATTCTTCTATAAAGAAGACCAAAAATTAGTGATTGATGAACTGCTTAAAAAGTTAGAAGCAATCGTTTATCATGAAGAAATTGGTACTTTAGCGGCGAAAGTAGCTCGAGTACGAGCAATCGCTGCAAAGTTGGCTGAGCAATTACATTTATCAGCAGAAGAGACACAGGATGTTGATAGAGCAGCACAAATCGCTAAGTTTGATCTTGTTACAAATATGGTGTATGAATTCCCTGAGCTACAAGGATTAATGGGGGAACGTTATGCATTGCAAAAAGGAGAGAAAAAGGCGGTTGCAACTGCGATAAATGAACATTATATGCCACGTCATGCTGAGGATGAAACAGCTGCTAGTAATATCGGTGCTGTCCTAGCACTTGCGGAAAAACTGGATACGATTGTATCATTCTTTAGTATTGGAATGGTTCCTACGGGATCACAAGACCCTTATGCATTAAGAAGACAGGCAACAGGAATTGTACAAACGTTAATCGATAAAAATTGGAGTATTTCAATTGAACAGTTAGCTGAGATTACGATTAAGGAAATGTCTGATTCAGCAAAAGTTGCAGGAATAGAGCTAGTTGATTCTGTTCTTTCATTCTTTAAATTACGTGTTAAGCATATTTTACAAGAAGAAGGTATTCGCTATGATATAATCGAAGCGATACTAGCAGAAAAAATAGGTGGGGCCGCAAGTATTTTAAGAAAAGCAAAAGTACTAGATACTCGCAAAGAAAATATTGATTTTAAAGAAGGGATAGAATCCTTAAGCAGAATCATTAATATATCCAATAAAGCCGAAACAATTTCTTCTGTGGAGCCCACTTTATTTGAAAACGAGTATGAAAGTAATCTATATAATAGCTTTATAGCAGTTAAGGAAAAAATCAATAAAGAGGTAAGTGAGGAAGAATATTTCGATTTATTATTCTCCTTGAAAGATGTGATTTCAGCTTACTTTGACCATACAATGGTAATGGCTGAAGATGATAAGATTAAAGCAAATCGCTTAAATATGATGGCAGAAATAGCTGTATATATTAAAGGATTTGCAAGTGTCAACGAGATAATTGTAAAGTAA